The uncultured Carboxylicivirga sp. genomic interval ATCCGCGTTATCCTTTATCTCCCGACGATAATATTCTGAGTTTTTTGCCACTATGTCACGTGTATGAGCGAATGATTAATTATTTGTATCAATTCAATGGTTGTAGTATATATTATGCTGAAAACCTGGGGACAATTGCGCAGAATCTTGCAGAAATTAAAGCTTCGGCTTTTGTAACCGTACCAAGGGTAATGGAGCGTATTTACGACAAGATGGTTGCCAAAGGAAATGATTTATCGGGTGTGAGTAAATTCTTATTCTTTTGGGCATTGCATCTTGGTGAACGATTTCGTACCAATGGTAAAAACTTCCCTTTATATTCAATTAAACTTAAGATTGCCCGTAAGCTGATTTTCTCGAAATGGCAAAAAGCCTTTGGAGGTAATTTACGTTTGGTTGTTTGTGGCGGCGCTGCTCTTCAACCCCGCTTGAGTCGTTTATTTTTTGCCGCGGGTATTCCGTTGATGGAAGGTTACGGCTTAACAGAAACAGCTCCGGTTATTGCGGCTAACTTTATTGCCGAACCGGGTAATTTAAAGATTGGTACAGTAGGCCCTGTTTTTGATAGCGTTGAGGTGAAGATCGATGACGATGGCGAAATTCTGGCTAAAGGTCCAAATATTATGATGGGCTATTATAAAGATCAAAAAAATACCGATGAGGTAATCGATAAGGAGGGATGGTTTCATACGGGTGATATTGGTACTTTAATCGATAATAAATTTTTGAAGATTACCGATCGTAAGAAAGAAATGTTTAAGCTTTCGAGTGGGAAATACATTGCTCCTCAGGCCATCGAAAATTTATTGAAAGAGTCTGATTTTATCGAGCAAGCCATTATTGTTGGAGAAAGCGAGAAGTTTGCCGGATGTATTATTGCCCCTAATTTTGAGTTTTTGCACATGTGGGCTCACGAACATAAAATACACTTCAGAGATAATAAAGAATTGGTTGGAGATGAAAAAATCACCGCTGTATTCCGAAAAGAAGTGCATAGATACAATAAACAACTGGGAGCGCACGAGCAAATAAAGCGTTTCCGTTTAATATGCGATAACTGGTCGGCACCAAGTGGTGAGCTTTCGCCAACCTTAAAGCTTAGGCGTAGGGTTATTTATCGCAAGTATGCCGAAACATTAAGAGAGATGTATGATTATCACGAAACAGAAGAAAATCGTGGTTCCATAAGTTTCGAATAAAATAAATGACTCCTCGCTATTTAGCGGGGAGTTTTTGGTTTTTAGGCAAGGCAATCAACAATAATCCAAAATAGGTAATAAACCCGTTTAGTATCAGCTTTTCATATCCTAATACTACTCCAAACCACTCTTTTGCGTTGAAATCTAAAATTCCAACGCAAACGGGAGCAATAATCGCAATAAGAGGAACCCATTTGTCTTTTACTTTTAATGATGTAAATAATCCAAAAGCATATAAACCTAGCAAAGGCCCATAGGTGTATCCGGCCAGATTAAAGATGGTACTGATTATACTATCGTCGTTAAAAACACGGAAGAGTAATATAACCAAGGCCAGCAAAAAACTAAAACCAATGTGTACTATAAATCGGGTGCGCTTAGCCTTCTGTTCTGATTTGTTTTTGAGTCCAATAATATCAACAGAAAATGAAGTGGTTAACGATGTAAGAGCGGAATCGGCACTGGAATAAGCGGCAGCAACCAATCCTAAAATAAAAAAGACACCCACTATTTGAGGTAGATATCCGCCCGTAGCGATGGTGGGAAATAAATTGTCTGCATGGTCAGGTATTGCAATTCCTTGATTGTTAGCAAATGTATACAGCAAAACACCCAGTCCTAAAAAAAGGAGGTTAACCGGTACAAACGAAAAACCATACCAGTGCATATTTTTTTGAGCATCTTTAAGATTACGACATGTAAGATTCTTTTGCATCATATCCTGATCCAATCCTGTCATTACAATGGTGATAAATGCACCAGAGAAAAACTGTTTGATAAAATGCTGTTTCGAAGTCCAGTCATCAAATACAAATATTTTAGAGTAGTCGCTTTGCGTTATGGTTGAAATCATGCTGCCAAAAGTAAGATTCATGCTTTTGGTAATAACTACCACGGTAATGCCTACACTCAACAACATAAAGAGTGTTTGTAAAGTGTCGGTCCAGATGATGGTTTTGATTCCTCCCTTAAAAGTATACAGCCAGATAAGTAAAATGGTAACCAATACAGTGGCTTCAAAGGGTATATTGAAAGCATCAAAAATGGTAAGTTGAAGCACATTGGCTACCAAATACAAGCGAGCCGATGCACCAATGGTTCGCGATAGCAAAAATAAAACTGCTCCTGATTTATACGACCAAAAGCCAAATCTATCTTCGAGGTAGGAATAAATCGAAGTAAGATTAAGCTTGTAGTACAAAGGGAGTAAAATGTGGGCAATTACCAGGTATCCTAAAAAATACCCCATTACCATTTGCATATAGGTTAATCCGGTTGAACCTACCCATCCGGGTACCGAAATAAAGGTAACCCCCGATAACGAAGCACCGATCATACCTATGGATACAATGTACCAGGGCGATTGTTTATTACCCCTGAAAAAAGCATCATTGTCGGCTTTTTTACTGGTTAGGATTGATATGGTAATTAGTACAGCAAAATAGGCTGCTATGATAGATACGACTAGTATGGGATTCATCATTTATCAAAATTATAGCTCAAATATAACAGATTCTGTTTTGATGAGTAAGCATGCGAGATATTTCGATTCTAACTCGTGTACTCATAATAAGTACACATGGGATGATCATATGTACAAAGGTTATAACGATAATAATCTATGTACTTAAGGCAAGTACACAGTGGAGGAGGATGATTACATGGTTCAGAAAGGCTGTAGCCGAAGGGATGATGACAATCTTCAAGGATAGAGACATAATCCTGCATGTACTTAGGCCTTGAACATTTAGGATTTTCTTTCGAACCCGTTTTTTTAATAAGCATCCCTAATGAGCATAGGTTGAAACTACCTTCTTTGTTACGAATTTGAAAAGTAATAATGAATTGTATCATCTTGTGATAGTATAAAATGAGAGGTGTAAGATTGGATTATCCCCATGGAATCATCTTTTTATTACCTTTGCAGCCGAATAAAAAAAAGAATATGACCTCAGCCTCTTATCCATCGAAATTACTAGAAGTGGCAGTTAACGAATTTTCAAAACTGCCTGGGATTGGCCGCAAAACAGCTTTGCGTTTGGTGCTGCATCTTCTTAAACAGGATAAAGAAACGGTATTTAAATTCTCTGATTCGATCCACTTGATGCGCGAAGAAATCATGTACTGTAAGAGCTGTCATAATATCTCTGATAGCGAAACCTGCCATATTTGTGCAGATACCAATCGTAATCACGAATTAATTTGCGTGGTGGAAAGTATTCGGGATGTGATGGCCATTGAAAATACCCAACAATTCGATGGAGTGTATCATGTGCTGGGTGGCGTTATTTCTCCAATGGATGGTATTGGCCCCGATGATCTGACAATTGGTCCACTTGAAGAAAAAATGAAAGAAGGAGGTGTCTCTGAAATTGTTTTTGCATTAAGCACTACTATGGAGGGAGATACAACCAACTTTTATTTATTCAAGAAATTTGAGAAATACGGTATTAAGATGACAACCATTGCCCGGGGTGTATCCATTGGCGATGAATTGGAGTATACCGATGAGGTTACGTTGGGCCGATCGCTGGTGAACCGATTACCATTTGAAAACACTTTGTAAACTATGGAAAGCAAGAAAACTATAAAACAAATTCAGTTAATTTATTTTGCAATTGCCTTACTTTTGGCAATGTTTGCCGCTTTTGCCTTTTATTTTGTAACATCGGTTGGCAAGGTAAGCGGATTTAGCACGAGCATGGAGAATAATCTGAAATCGTTAAATATTTTATTGGCTTTGGTTGGTATACCTGCGTCGTATATGTTTCATAAACGAAAAATAAGCCATATCAATCCCGATCAACCTTACGAACGAAAAATACTTCAGTACCGAACTGCCTTTTTTATTAAAATGACCACATTAGAGGGATTATCGCTGATTAGCATATTAATTTATTTAACAACAGGCGAAATAAACCAGCTAATGATTTTTGGTTTATTATATTTGTTCCTCTTACTGAATTACCCTTCAGTAAATGCAATCAAGAAAGACCTCGAAGGTAATAATGTAGATCTTTAAATTTTAATTTTATGCTTATAGCTGTAGATTTTGACGGTACTATAGTAGAACATAAATATCCAGCCATTGGAAAAGAAAAGATTTTTGCTTTTCAAACCTTAAAGGCATTGCAAACACAAGGACATTTACTCGTGCTGTGGACAATCAGATCAGGTAAACTGCTGGATGAGGCAGTGGAATATTGCCGAAAAAATGGGGTAGAGTTTTATGCGGTAAACCGAACTTATCCCGAGGAAGTATTGGATGATTCGATGAGTAGAAAAGTAAATGCCGATATTTTTATCGATGATCGAAATGTGGGCGGTTTTCTAGGTTGGGGCGAAATATGGCAACAGTTAAATAAAAATGCTTCCCAACAAGAGAAGGAACAATTTAGAAATAACTATAACCGCGCACGTCGAAAAACTTTTTGTGGATTTCTACAGCATTTGTTTTGCAGCAACGAATACTAAATAATGGTTTAAATCGATAGTTTAAACTGAGTGATGTTCTATTTCTAGTAATGAGTAAAAATTACCTTGATCTTTCGATTATTATTGTTAGCTATAATTCGTGGGAGTTTCTCGATCTTACCTTGTTTTCAATGCAACAGGCTATAAAAGATCTGGAAGCTGAAGTGATTGTGGTTGATAATGCATCGGCTGTTTCAATAGCTGAGAAGGTGGCTCATTCTTATCCATTCGTAAAAGTAATTGCTAACAATCAGAACCTCGGATTTGCAAAAGCCAATAATAGAGGTTTACAATTGGCCAAAGGTAAAGTAGCTGTTTTGGTAAATCCCGATGTAATTGTAGCGGAAGATACATTCTGCAATGTGCTCAATTACTATCAAAGCAATGATAAGGCAGGTGCATTAGGGGTAAGAATGATTAATGGCGAAGGTCGTTTTTTGAAGGAATCCAAAAGAGGCATTCCAACGCCATTTACTTCGTTTTGTAAAATAATGGGATTAACGGCACTTTTCCCTTCTTCAAAATTATTAGCTCGTTATTATCATGGTGATCTGGATGAGAAGAACGATCATGATGTAGAGATTTTGTCGGGTGCTTTCTTGGCTCAGCAACGCGATAAAAAAGGACAGTTTCAATATCTCGAGGAGCAGTATTTTATGTATGGCGAGGATATTGATTTGTCGTATACCATCCTTCAAAAAGGAAATAACCGCTATTTAGGTAGCAGTCCCATCATTCATTTTAAAGGAAAATCAACCGTTACGGATAAAAATATTTACCGGTATTTTTATCAATCGATGTGGATCTTTTATCGAAAGTATTTCTATAAAAGGCGTTTATTTCTTTTAAATGGATTAATATGGTTAGCGATAAATGGTATTCAGAGATTAAAAATAGCACTACTGTCTTTTAAACAAAAAAGCGAACCGTTTCGTGAAGCACCTAAATACCGTAACATTGCATTTATAGGAACAGATGCAACCTTAGTTGATAAATTACAAATAAGATATACTTCAGAAATAAAAAGAGTTGATCGTTGGGATGAAGCTATAGGCTTTGATCTTATCATACTGGATTTAAAAACGATGGCTCTAAAAGATTTGATAACTATTGTTGATAAGTGTGGGCAAGTGCCTTATGTTTATGT includes:
- a CDS encoding hydrolase, whose product is MLIAVDFDGTIVEHKYPAIGKEKIFAFQTLKALQTQGHLLVLWTIRSGKLLDEAVEYCRKNGVEFYAVNRTYPEEVLDDSMSRKVNADIFIDDRNVGGFLGWGEIWQQLNKNASQQEKEQFRNNYNRARRKTFCGFLQHLFCSNEY
- a CDS encoding sodium:solute symporter — its product is MMNPILVVSIIAAYFAVLITISILTSKKADNDAFFRGNKQSPWYIVSIGMIGASLSGVTFISVPGWVGSTGLTYMQMVMGYFLGYLVIAHILLPLYYKLNLTSIYSYLEDRFGFWSYKSGAVLFLLSRTIGASARLYLVANVLQLTIFDAFNIPFEATVLVTILLIWLYTFKGGIKTIIWTDTLQTLFMLLSVGITVVVITKSMNLTFGSMISTITQSDYSKIFVFDDWTSKQHFIKQFFSGAFITIVMTGLDQDMMQKNLTCRNLKDAQKNMHWYGFSFVPVNLLFLGLGVLLYTFANNQGIAIPDHADNLFPTIATGGYLPQIVGVFFILGLVAAAYSSADSALTSLTTSFSVDIIGLKNKSEQKAKRTRFIVHIGFSFLLALVILLFRVFNDDSIISTIFNLAGYTYGPLLGLYAFGLFTSLKVKDKWVPLIAIIAPVCVGILDFNAKEWFGVVLGYEKLILNGFITYFGLLLIALPKNQKLPAK
- a CDS encoding AMP-dependent synthetase/ligase; translated protein: MEIKRTFDLLTNLKYNIPKDDILCAKRNKEWVKFSAKEYSEQARLFSYGLLEMGFQKGDKIATVTNNRPEWNFVDMGMSMIGVVHVPIYPTISDEEYKYILEHSDARILMVSDINLYKRLKEVTSDIESIKEIYTFNDIAGAKNWTEITNLGQEHRIIWKDKFKEIRDSITEDELVSIIYTSGTTGNPKGVMLSHKNLLSNMKDAYPRYPLSPDDNILSFLPLCHVYERMINYLYQFNGCSIYYAENLGTIAQNLAEIKASAFVTVPRVMERIYDKMVAKGNDLSGVSKFLFFWALHLGERFRTNGKNFPLYSIKLKIARKLIFSKWQKAFGGNLRLVVCGGAALQPRLSRLFFAAGIPLMEGYGLTETAPVIAANFIAEPGNLKIGTVGPVFDSVEVKIDDDGEILAKGPNIMMGYYKDQKNTDEVIDKEGWFHTGDIGTLIDNKFLKITDRKKEMFKLSSGKYIAPQAIENLLKESDFIEQAIIVGESEKFAGCIIAPNFEFLHMWAHEHKIHFRDNKELVGDEKITAVFRKEVHRYNKQLGAHEQIKRFRLICDNWSAPSGELSPTLKLRRRVIYRKYAETLREMYDYHETEENRGSISFE
- a CDS encoding glycosyltransferase, coding for MSKNYLDLSIIIVSYNSWEFLDLTLFSMQQAIKDLEAEVIVVDNASAVSIAEKVAHSYPFVKVIANNQNLGFAKANNRGLQLAKGKVAVLVNPDVIVAEDTFCNVLNYYQSNDKAGALGVRMINGEGRFLKESKRGIPTPFTSFCKIMGLTALFPSSKLLARYYHGDLDEKNDHDVEILSGAFLAQQRDKKGQFQYLEEQYFMYGEDIDLSYTILQKGNNRYLGSSPIIHFKGKSTVTDKNIYRYFYQSMWIFYRKYFYKRRLFLLNGLIWLAINGIQRLKIALLSFKQKSEPFREAPKYRNIAFIGTDATLVDKLQIRYTSEIKRVDRWDEAIGFDLIILDLKTMALKDLITIVDKCGQVPYVYVAPSRKYIIQNNLVNGKGQVVLL
- the recR gene encoding recombination mediator RecR, producing the protein MTSASYPSKLLEVAVNEFSKLPGIGRKTALRLVLHLLKQDKETVFKFSDSIHLMREEIMYCKSCHNISDSETCHICADTNRNHELICVVESIRDVMAIENTQQFDGVYHVLGGVISPMDGIGPDDLTIGPLEEKMKEGGVSEIVFALSTTMEGDTTNFYLFKKFEKYGIKMTTIARGVSIGDELEYTDEVTLGRSLVNRLPFENTL